A single region of the Polyodon spathula isolate WHYD16114869_AA chromosome 12, ASM1765450v1, whole genome shotgun sequence genome encodes:
- the LOC121324503 gene encoding AT-rich interactive domain-containing protein 5B-like, with the protein MERSAVQWLGAPCCTRGTYAFYKSFNCHGAVAARCPAVWSLGEFYFVRCGPKEPVCLAELTLLWEDQAQHHLLASARLYFLPEDTPKGRSGEHGEDEVLAVSKKIVIRVEDLVKLACPEPPGWIWSTRQDGSPDSVGILLSGQPQGASVQSADTAQGVSVKVLSYLQYCRFRSMHKRMQGVAHASSLKDPQLLALGGIRVTNHNTRILYCRDTFNHPTLESNTSIWTEFGCTSLSMKGRPRKRKGREGRGAELGPPHQSEAWIERMKDTVTGSVEEQQDLGALGGQWLPQPEEQHFLEQLHSFMRGRSTPICKVPHLGFKKIDLFLLYSVVKTMGGYETVTEQKLWKHVYNELGGSPGSTSAATCTRRHYERLILAYDRYLKGIEQPVPLPKPRAGAAANEKGKQVKRTTAEPPQKAKKDPVFVKQESIVEVKVNGRQKRARRRAGSASKDSSKQSVRKEQGQGQELNSSVGVRMQDQQTSSSPALGVRSLGLQDDSIPPLAALQKLHPAVGGFSLPQGLSPLDVLRSRLGLGPSSESPGSASQESRKTLVLFQPTAGDSKVSGTPGKEPVAPNPALKPHGAPFAASRGRFPIAPLRIIPLDIDCSLQVQQLMKRSLGHAQLSCFTKKLSEALSQDLSKTTQPRDSVPNTEEQQAVPLNLSKRAQVKRPADCAECPPPSPYQPSLLHSSYPLYTPQPSQANTAKKLKTEPDSQEQAPAVGQNGRLGSNPAQAEEKPADLSTPRRARAALRDGEERAGEPGRDAPSEMQETREPAAFSATSEDLLSAGDACTGSPALQRALPTRPGLQGSVAAESEEQGEASPTAYPLYLFRGRQVQLGESGADCLKQVSSEMSALLSTASGALQNQKSWALAPHGR; encoded by the exons tgGCTGGGCGCTCCGTGCTGCACTCGTGGCACGTATGCTTTCTACAAGTCGTTCAATTGCCATGGCGCCGTGGCTGCGAGGTGTCCGGCCGTGTGGAGTCTCGGAGAGTTCTACTTCGTGCGCTGCGGGCCGAAGGAACCCGTGTGCCTCGCTGAGCTCACACTGCTCTGGGAGGACCAGgcacagcaccacctgctggcCAGCGCCAGACTCTACTTCCTCCCGGAGGACACACCCAAGGGCCGGTCAGGCGAGCACGGAGAG GACGAGGTGCTTGCTGTTTCTAAGAAGATCGTGATCCGGGTGGAGGACCTGGTGAAGTTGGCGTGTCCAGAGCCGCCAGGCTGGATATGGAGCACTCGGCAGGATGGCTCCCCCGACAGCGTCGGGATATTGCTGTCTGGCCAGCCACAGGGGGCCAGCGTCCAGTCTGCGGACACTGCCCAAG GTGTGAGTGTGAAGGTGCTGAGCTATCTGCAGTATTGTCGATTTCGCTCCATGCACAAACGCATGCAGGGTGTTGCACACGCCTCCAGCCTCAAGGACCCACAGCTATTGGCACTGGGCGGGATCCGGGTGACCAATCACAACACCAGGATTCTATATTGCCGGGACACGTTCAACCACCCAACGCTGGAGAGCAACACCAGCATCTGGACTGAGTTTG GGTGCACTTCTTTGAGCATGAAGGGAAGACCCCGTAAAAGAAAaggaagggaggggagaggggcgGAGCTTGGACCACCTCACCAATCGGAGGCCTGGATAGAGAGAATGAAG GACACGGTGACAGGCAGTGTGGAGGAGCAACAGGACTTGGGGGCTCTGGGGGGGCAGTGGCTCCCCCAGCCTGAGGAGCAGCACTTTCTGGAGCAGCTGCACAGCTTCATGAGGGGCCGCAGCACTCCCATCTGCAAGGTCCCGCACCTGGGCTTCAAGAAGA TTGATCTCTTCCTTTTGTATTCAGTTGTCAAAACAATGGGTGGATATGAAACG GTGACGGAGCAGAAGCTGTGGAAACACGTTTACAATGAGCTGGGTGGGAGTCCAGGGAGCACCAGCGCTGCCACCTGCACCCGGAGACACTACGAGAG ACTGATCCTGGCATACGATCGCTATTTGAAGGGAATTGAGCAGCCTGTCCCCCTCCCTAAACCCCGGGCTGGAGCAGCGGCCAACGAGAAAGGGAAGCAAGTGAAAAGAACCACAGCAGAGCCCCCCCAGAAAGCAAAGAAG GATCCTGTGTTTGTCAAGCAGGAAAGCATAGTGGAAGTGAAGGTGAATGGAAGACAGAAACGGGCCAGACGAAGAGCGGGGAGCGCTTCGAAAGACAGCAGCAAGCAGAGCGTCAGAAAGGAGCAGGGCCAGGGACAGGAGCTGAACTCCAGTGTAGGCGTGAGGATGCAGGACCAGCAGACAAGCTCCAGCCCTGCCCTAGGGGTGCGCTCCCTGGGCCTGCAGGACGACAGTATCCCCCCTCTCGCTGCCCTGCAGAAGCTGCACCCTGCAGTGGGGGGCTTCTCCTTGCCGCAGGGTCTCTCCCCCCTCGACGTTCTCAGAAGCCGACTCGGATTGGGGCCTTCTTCAGAGAGCCCTGGTTCGGCCTCTCAGGAGTCCAGAAAGACACTTGTCCTCTTTCAGCCTACTGCTGGAGACAGCAAGGTCAGCGGTACCCCAGGTAAGGAGCCAGTAGCCCCAAATCCAGCCCTGAAACCCCACGGAGCCCCCTTTGCTGCCAGCCGGGGCAGGTTCCCCATAGCTCCCCTCAGGATCATCCCCCTGGACATCGACTGCAGCCTGCAGGTTCAGCAGCTCATGAAGCGCTCTCTGGGCCACGCTCAGCTCAGCTGCTTCACCAAGAAGCTGTCGGAGGCACTGTCCCAGGACCTGAGCAAGACTACACAGCCCAGGGATTCCGTGCCGAACACTGAGGAGCAACAAGCAGTCCCTCTGAACCTGAGCAAGCGAGCCCAGGTGAAGAGGCCAGCTGACTGTGCAGAATGCCCACCTCCCTCTCCCTACCAGCCCAGCCTCCTGCACTCCTCTTATCCGCTGTACACCCCCCAGCCCAGCCAGGCCAACACGGCCAAGAAACTCAAAACCGAGCCGGACTCTCAAGAGCAGGCTCCTGCTGTGGGACAGAACGGCAGACTGGGGTCAAACCCTGCTCAAGCTGAAGAGAAGCCTGCAGACCTGAGCACACCCAGACGGGCCAGAGCAGCACTCCGAGATGGGGAGGAAAGGGCAGGCGAGCCAGGCCGGGATGCCCCATCAGAAATGCAGGAAACCCGCGAGCCAGCGGCCTTTTCCGCCACGTCAGAAGACCTGCTCTCTGCGGGAGATGCCTGCACAGGCTCCCCCGCTCTGCAGCGTGCTTTACCCACGAGACCTGGCTTGCAAGGGAGTGTGGCGGCTGAGTCTGAGGAGCAGGGGGAAGCCAGCCCCACAGCCTATCCCTTGTATCTCTTCCGGGGGAGGCAGGTTCAGCTGGGAGAGTCGGGGGCCGACTGCCTGAAGCAGGTGAGCTCGGAGATGAGCGCACTGCTCAGCACCGCGTCTGGGGCCCTGCAGAACCAGAAGTCCTGGGCCCTGGCACCACATGGCCGCTGA